In Lysinibacillus sp. FSL M8-0337, the following proteins share a genomic window:
- a CDS encoding ATP synthase subunit I — translation MLDLHHIFAVQKRALFFLLALCALGWGFTSYQTVFAGIAIGAFFGTYNFWILVRRMEKFDRSISEGKKIGSLGTALRFGSGVAAVAIAISLPNYFHLISTVIGLMIPYVFLFVERIVSHVRNH, via the coding sequence ATGCTAGATTTGCATCACATTTTTGCTGTGCAGAAGAGAGCGTTATTTTTTTTGCTCGCACTTTGCGCATTAGGCTGGGGCTTTACGTCCTATCAAACTGTTTTTGCGGGCATCGCAATCGGTGCATTTTTTGGTACGTATAATTTTTGGATTTTAGTTCGCCGTATGGAGAAGTTTGATCGTTCCATTAGTGAAGGGAAGAAAATAGGTTCACTTGGTACAGCACTTCGTTTTGGATCAGGTGTAGCGGCAGTTGCTATAGCCATTTCGTTGCCAAACTATTTTCACTTAATTAGCACGGTCATAGGGCTAATGATTCCGTACGTTTTTCTCTTTGTCGAGAGAATTGTATCTCATGTAAGGAACCACTAA
- the atpB gene encoding F0F1 ATP synthase subunit A, with protein sequence MNHEAPLVTIGFLTFNLSTVMMLLVAATIVFLIAVISTRNLKLKPTGMQNFMEWIMDFVKNIIQSNMDWKTGGRFHILGITLIMFIAVSNLLGLPFSIIYDHQLWWKSPTADPTVTMTLAAMILVLTQYYGIKMKGTGHYVGTFFKPMSFMFPLKIIEEFANTLTLGLRLYGNIYAGEILLALIAGLAVSGPIGFVGAIVPMMAWQGFSIFIGFIQAFIFTMLTMVYMAHKVSDDH encoded by the coding sequence ATGAATCATGAAGCTCCGTTAGTAACCATTGGATTTTTAACATTTAACTTATCTACAGTTATGATGTTACTAGTTGCAGCTACAATCGTATTTTTAATCGCAGTTATTTCAACTAGAAACTTAAAGTTAAAACCAACTGGTATGCAAAACTTTATGGAATGGATTATGGATTTCGTAAAGAATATCATTCAAAGCAACATGGACTGGAAAACGGGTGGACGATTCCACATTCTAGGTATCACACTTATTATGTTTATCGCAGTATCTAACTTATTAGGTCTTCCATTCTCTATCATCTATGACCATCAACTTTGGTGGAAATCGCCAACAGCTGACCCAACGGTTACAATGACTCTTGCAGCGATGATTTTAGTATTAACGCAATACTATGGTATCAAAATGAAGGGTACAGGCCATTATGTTGGTACATTCTTCAAACCAATGTCATTTATGTTCCCGTTAAAAATCATTGAAGAGTTTGCAAACACTTTAACATTAGGTCTGCGTCTTTACGGTAACATTTATGCAGGTGAAATTTTACTTGCATTAATCGCAGGTTTAGCCGTTTCAGGACCAATCGGGTTCGTAGGTGCAATTGTTCCTATGATGGCATGGCAAGGTTTCTCTATTTTCATCGGCTTTATCCAAGCCTTTATCTTCACAATGTTAACAATGGTTTACATGGCTCATAAAGTGAGCGATGACCATTAA
- the atpE gene encoding F0F1 ATP synthase subunit C yields the protein MTGSLGLLAAAIAIGLGALGAGIGNGLIVSKTVEGIARQPEARGVLQTTMFIGVALVEALPIIAVVVAFIVMNK from the coding sequence ATGACAGGTTCATTAGGTTTATTAGCAGCAGCAATCGCAATCGGTTTAGGTGCACTTGGTGCAGGTATTGGTAACGGTCTTATCGTATCAAAAACAGTTGAAGGTATCGCTCGCCAACCAGAAGCTCGTGGCGTTCTTCAAACTACTATGTTCATCGGGGTTGCATTAGTTGAAGCCTTACCGATCATCGCAGTAGTAGTAGCATTCATCGTAATGAACAAATAA
- the atpF gene encoding F0F1 ATP synthase subunit B produces the protein MFLDNLVLGAGGGFNGGDIVSTLVIFLVLMLLLKKFAWGPLMGIMQQREELVASEIEAAEKARKDSHKFLEEQKSLLKEARTEAQSIVEGAKKQGEMQKEEILTAARNEANRLKESALREIESEKEKAIAAVRDEVVSLSVLAASKVLSKEISEADNRALIEETIAKAGEAQ, from the coding sequence GTGTTTTTAGACAATCTTGTACTTGGTGCAGGTGGAGGATTCAATGGTGGAGATATCGTCTCAACATTAGTCATCTTCTTAGTATTAATGCTTCTTCTTAAAAAGTTCGCTTGGGGTCCATTAATGGGCATCATGCAACAACGTGAAGAATTAGTAGCAAGTGAAATCGAAGCAGCTGAAAAAGCGCGCAAAGATTCGCATAAATTTTTAGAAGAACAAAAAAGTCTTCTTAAAGAAGCTCGTACGGAAGCACAATCGATTGTTGAGGGTGCTAAGAAGCAAGGCGAAATGCAAAAAGAAGAAATTCTTACAGCAGCTCGCAATGAAGCTAACCGCTTAAAAGAATCGGCTTTACGTGAAATCGAGTCTGAAAAAGAAAAAGCGATCGCAGCTGTACGTGATGAAGTCGTTTCATTATCTGTACTTGCAGCATCTAAAGTCCTTAGCAAAGAGATTTCTGAGGCAGACAACCGTGCTCTAATTGAAGAGACGATTGCGAAGGCAGGGGAAGCTCAATGA
- a CDS encoding F0F1 ATP synthase subunit delta, with amino-acid sequence MSNSTVAKRYAQALFELAQQKNILAEVGADLNELTKVVNESPDFLTLLNAPKFSIERKKQMVAEIFASATPEVLHTVQLLVEKKRVNEVKLIANAYAELAAQAQGSADATVFSTRALSAEESAKISAAFAKLVGKQSLNITNEIDPSLLGGIRVQIGNHIYDSSVVNKLERLKRELIG; translated from the coding sequence ATGAGTAATTCAACTGTAGCTAAGCGTTACGCTCAAGCTCTTTTTGAACTTGCGCAACAAAAAAATATTCTTGCTGAAGTTGGGGCAGACTTAAACGAGTTAACAAAAGTTGTAAATGAATCTCCTGATTTTTTAACACTTTTAAATGCGCCTAAGTTCTCTATCGAACGCAAGAAACAAATGGTTGCTGAAATCTTTGCAAGTGCAACGCCAGAAGTTTTACACACTGTTCAACTACTTGTTGAGAAAAAGCGTGTAAACGAAGTGAAGCTTATTGCGAATGCGTATGCTGAACTTGCTGCACAAGCACAAGGTTCTGCAGATGCAACTGTATTCTCAACTCGTGCACTTTCTGCTGAAGAAAGCGCTAAAATTTCTGCAGCATTTGCTAAACTTGTTGGGAAACAATCATTAAACATTACAAACGAAATCGATCCATCATTATTAGGTGGTATTCGTGTTCAAATCGGTAACCATATTTATGACAGCTCAGTAGTGAACAAGCTAGAGCGTCTAAAACGTGAATTAATCGGTTAA